In the genome of Deinococcus deserti VCD115, one region contains:
- a CDS encoding cytochrome c oxidase assembly protein, which produces MHSRHSLTTDPEVFSLLGWGLLLILGALYLMMAARQRRKRQSWPVHRTASFILGLALLAWAFSPLQNALAHTSVRAHMRQHLVSGMFAPLALALGWPLTLLLRSLPVSSARRLIRWLHWPSMGLLTSPGSVLVLNVGGLYLLYLTPLYSHMLGSALLHTVVACHVVAAGFLYAVVLSGIEPVAVRTSFRARLVVLLLGTAAHAILAKVLYAGLWPRGTTDSPENLRAAAQLMYSWGDLAEVLLMGVAFWGWFQTQRRSQRRARPEAELPVEEGNTAWIR; this is translated from the coding sequence ATGCATTCGCGGCACAGCCTGACCACGGATCCTGAAGTCTTTTCACTGCTGGGTTGGGGACTGCTGCTGATCCTGGGGGCACTCTACCTGATGATGGCAGCGCGGCAGCGGCGCAAACGGCAGTCCTGGCCGGTGCACCGAACGGCTTCCTTCATCCTCGGTCTGGCCCTGCTGGCCTGGGCATTCTCACCCTTGCAGAACGCCCTGGCCCACACCTCCGTCCGGGCGCACATGCGGCAACATCTGGTCTCGGGGATGTTTGCGCCGCTGGCGCTGGCGCTGGGCTGGCCGCTTACGCTGTTGCTGCGCAGCCTTCCGGTGAGCAGCGCACGTCGGCTGATCAGGTGGCTGCATTGGCCTTCCATGGGTCTGCTCACGTCTCCCGGCAGCGTTCTCGTGCTGAATGTGGGGGGGCTGTATCTGCTGTACCTCACCCCGCTGTACTCCCACATGCTGGGCTCTGCTCTGCTCCATACAGTGGTGGCGTGCCACGTGGTGGCTGCCGGGTTCCTGTATGCCGTGGTCCTGTCAGGAATCGAGCCGGTCGCGGTGCGGACCTCGTTCCGTGCGCGGTTGGTCGTACTTCTGCTGGGTACCGCGGCGCACGCCATTCTGGCCAAGGTGCTCTACGCCGGGTTGTGGCCTAGGGGAACGACAGATTCCCCTGAGAATCTCCGGGCCGCGGCACAGCTTATGTACTCCTGGGGTGATCTCGCCGAGGTTCTGTTGATGGGCGTCGCCTTCTGGGGATGGTTTCAGACCCAACGGCGATCGCAACGGCGGGCCCGTCCAGAAGCGGAGTTGCCCGTGGAAGAGGGAAACACAGCCTGGATCCGGTAA
- a CDS encoding DUF2243 domain-containing protein — MSGALLGIAFMAGVDEIIFHQVLGWHHFYDRSTPALGLVSDGLLHAAELMAIVAGIFFLVDVLRAQSFAPAYFRAGLFLGLGGFQLFDGLVNHKVLHAHQIRYGVPLLPYDVTWNLAGLLLLLLGVVLHRQASRAALGR, encoded by the coding sequence ATGAGCGGCGCTCTGCTGGGAATAGCGTTCATGGCCGGCGTGGATGAGATCATCTTCCACCAGGTTCTTGGATGGCACCACTTTTATGACCGTTCGACGCCCGCCCTTGGATTGGTGAGCGACGGCCTGCTGCATGCAGCGGAATTGATGGCCATTGTCGCTGGCATCTTCTTCCTGGTTGATGTCCTGCGGGCCCAGTCCTTTGCGCCCGCCTACTTCCGCGCCGGACTGTTTCTTGGTCTCGGAGGGTTTCAGCTGTTTGACGGACTGGTCAATCACAAGGTGCTGCACGCGCACCAGATTCGGTACGGCGTGCCCTTGCTCCCCTACGACGTGACGTGGAATCTGGCAGGACTGCTGCTGCTGCTGCTTGGTGTGGTGCTTCACCGACAGGCCAGCCGAGCTGCGCTGGGCCGTTGA
- a CDS encoding WGR domain-containing protein, producing the protein MERAYLEYSDPNGAEHKFYEVLVEGSELTIRYGRIGSEGQKQVKTLASPEKAVAEAAKKVAEKRRKGYEDAVQGIRQKRSVVRRTVTESRVTVKKVAPVLWRFHSGAPAYGIFVDSQHAWVGNERGEVYALTLDGEPNLKFKLPDGVKCLVRDGRWTFAGCDDGNVYDLSGKLPFMAYEVHTEASLLWLDVNQGVLGVGDHLGGVYAFDAESDQQWANVSEDANMTWMVRVDEAGVYFGHSRGIGMFDRMSGLPVWEQKTRGNVLFGWQEGESVYAGTSASLVQRFNKTGRHEADYQCDSSVLSCATSSSGKYVFAGDSASAIYCFAEDGTRLWKLGSGCGSVLSMQYFQERLYLVTTTGFLAAVDASATAIEVAQQGVTPQMREVKPAAIEAHTPPTSLTLTNDVGEGIVLICTREAGKLRVRAAGPEYRPWNVQFPRDLREEGARYVVDGLLDAGGFYRVVGEIRRLNGE; encoded by the coding sequence ATGGAGCGCGCATATCTGGAATACTCCGATCCCAATGGAGCCGAACACAAGTTTTACGAGGTGCTTGTGGAGGGTTCAGAACTGACGATCCGTTACGGCCGTATTGGTTCCGAAGGTCAAAAACAGGTCAAAACCCTCGCTTCTCCGGAAAAAGCTGTGGCAGAAGCAGCCAAGAAAGTCGCCGAAAAGCGCCGGAAAGGGTATGAGGACGCCGTCCAGGGCATCCGTCAGAAGCGCTCCGTTGTCCGGCGTACAGTCACTGAAAGTCGCGTCACCGTAAAGAAAGTGGCCCCAGTGCTGTGGCGCTTTCATTCTGGCGCACCCGCCTACGGCATTTTCGTTGATTCCCAGCACGCCTGGGTCGGCAATGAGCGCGGTGAAGTCTATGCGCTGACCCTCGACGGTGAGCCCAATCTGAAATTCAAACTTCCTGACGGCGTCAAATGCCTGGTACGTGATGGGCGCTGGACGTTCGCCGGCTGTGACGACGGCAACGTATACGACCTGAGTGGGAAGCTTCCCTTCATGGCCTACGAGGTGCATACCGAAGCCTCGCTGCTGTGGCTGGACGTCAACCAGGGTGTTCTGGGAGTCGGCGACCATCTGGGCGGCGTGTATGCCTTCGACGCCGAAAGTGACCAGCAGTGGGCGAACGTCTCGGAGGACGCCAACATGACCTGGATGGTCCGCGTCGATGAGGCGGGCGTGTATTTCGGACACAGCAGAGGTATCGGCATGTTCGACCGCATGAGCGGTCTGCCCGTTTGGGAGCAGAAGACGCGGGGGAACGTGCTGTTCGGTTGGCAGGAAGGTGAGTCTGTGTATGCCGGCACCTCCGCAAGTCTGGTGCAACGCTTCAACAAAACCGGCAGGCACGAAGCCGACTACCAGTGCGACAGCAGCGTCCTGTCCTGCGCGACCAGCAGCAGTGGCAAATACGTCTTCGCCGGGGACAGCGCAAGTGCCATCTACTGCTTTGCGGAAGATGGGACCCGGTTGTGGAAGCTGGGGAGTGGCTGCGGCAGTGTGCTGAGCATGCAGTACTTCCAGGAGCGGCTGTACCTGGTCACCACGACCGGGTTCCTGGCTGCCGTGGATGCCAGTGCCACAGCCATCGAAGTCGCCCAGCAGGGCGTCACACCACAGATGCGCGAAGTGAAACCAGCTGCAATTGAGGCGCACACCCCGCCGACGAGCCTGACCCTGACCAACGACGTGGGTGAAGGCATTGTGTTGATCTGTACCCGGGAAGCCGGGAAGTTGCGTGTCAGGGCGGCGGGTCCGGAGTATCGCCCCTGGAATGTGCAGTTTCCACGTGACCTTCGAGAGGAGGGAGCCCGGTACGTGGTCGACGGGCTGCTTGATGCCGGCGGTTTTTACCGGGTAGTTGGAGAAATACGCCGGCTGAACGGTGAGTGA
- a CDS encoding MerR family transcriptional regulator — protein sequence MEKLRIGQVAQASGVSVRAIRHYEQLGLLAATRTDSQYRVFQPEDIDRVKLIQLFLSVGFKLEEINRWAPCFQEGRSDRDTSPQEMHAFYMRKIANVDMQLAALKIVRDKLATEARRIEEQARDLHLHPDR from the coding sequence GTGGAGAAGTTGCGTATCGGTCAAGTAGCACAAGCCAGCGGCGTGAGTGTTCGTGCCATTCGGCATTACGAACAGCTCGGGCTTCTGGCTGCCACACGCACCGACAGTCAGTACCGGGTGTTCCAGCCTGAGGACATCGACCGCGTCAAGCTGATTCAGCTGTTTCTTAGTGTCGGCTTCAAGCTTGAAGAGATTAACCGCTGGGCCCCCTGCTTTCAGGAAGGCCGCTCTGACCGGGATACGTCCCCGCAGGAGATGCACGCCTTCTACATGCGCAAGATTGCAAACGTCGATATGCAGCTCGCGGCCCTGAAAATCGTACGCGACAAGCTCGCCACCGAGGCGCGCCGTATCGAAGAGCAGGCCAGGGACCTCCACCTCCACCCCGACCGCTGA
- a CDS encoding MBL fold metallo-hydrolase, whose amino-acid sequence MRLQLIRNATLRLAYAGTTLLVDPFLADQFSLPSIAGKSQNPTAALPVSAEHVVQNVVLVLVSHLHPDHIDLTPPRIPTQLPLLSQPTDADALRAAGFTDVTGISNEFHWKGICITRTGGAHGTGPVGAALGEVSGFVLQAPGEPTVYIAGDTIWNDDVRAAIQAFGPEVIITNSGGALIRDTLIIMDTEQTLAVAAAAPQATVIAVHLEAYDHAPVTRDQLRAAASEAGITERVLVPEDGETIEIYVQ is encoded by the coding sequence ATGCGCCTGCAACTCATCCGGAACGCTACCCTTCGCCTTGCCTACGCTGGCACCACGCTTCTCGTTGACCCATTTCTGGCCGATCAGTTCAGCCTCCCCAGCATTGCCGGGAAGAGCCAGAACCCCACGGCAGCTCTTCCAGTTTCCGCTGAGCACGTCGTGCAGAACGTTGTACTCGTGCTGGTGTCGCACCTGCATCCGGACCATATTGACCTTACGCCTCCACGCATTCCAACGCAGCTGCCCCTGCTAAGTCAGCCCACTGACGCAGACGCTCTACGCGCTGCCGGATTCACTGACGTGACTGGCATCAGCAATGAATTTCATTGGAAAGGCATCTGTATAACTCGCACCGGTGGCGCGCATGGTACGGGTCCAGTGGGCGCCGCGCTGGGAGAGGTAAGCGGCTTCGTGCTCCAGGCACCGGGCGAACCGACGGTGTACATCGCAGGCGACACCATCTGGAACGACGATGTACGTGCTGCCATACAAGCCTTTGGGCCGGAGGTAATCATTACGAATTCCGGCGGCGCACTGATCCGGGACACACTGATCATTATGGACACGGAGCAGACCCTGGCTGTGGCCGCCGCCGCTCCGCAAGCAACAGTAATTGCCGTGCACCTGGAAGCCTACGATCACGCCCCGGTCACCCGGGACCAGTTGAGGGCCGCTGCATCTGAGGCAGGAATCACCGAACGCGTCCTGGTTCCGGAGGACGGTGAAACCATCGAAATCTACGTTCAGTGA
- a CDS encoding tRNA-binding-domain-containing CsaA-like protein produces MASDLKAAVSYEETLARLDIRLGRVVEAVLEESAPKQAYRLTVDFGKYGRRVSVGRFTQHQSEELVGQQVVGVLNFEPRLVGKTMSEVLILGVQVPGAASGEATFLTPKREAKLGSKVF; encoded by the coding sequence ATGGCATCGGATCTTAAAGCAGCCGTTTCGTACGAAGAGACGCTGGCGCGTCTGGATATTCGCCTGGGCCGCGTGGTTGAGGCAGTTCTCGAGGAATCTGCACCCAAACAGGCCTACCGGTTGACGGTGGATTTCGGCAAATATGGGCGCCGGGTCAGTGTTGGCCGTTTTACCCAGCATCAGTCCGAGGAGTTGGTGGGACAACAGGTGGTGGGCGTGCTGAACTTCGAACCCCGGCTGGTAGGGAAGACCATGAGCGAGGTTCTGATCCTCGGGGTCCAGGTGCCGGGCGCCGCAAGCGGAGAGGCCACTTTCCTGACCCCCAAGCGGGAGGCAAAGCTCGGCAGTAAGGTGTTCTGA
- a CDS encoding ABC transporter substrate-binding protein encodes MNAIRPALTLTLALTLTGVTVVAVAQTLPKLAKKSTYKVGFAQTESNNPWRIAQTKSMQDEAKRLGHQLVYTDAAGSAAKQVSDVDSMIAQRVDAIFLAPREEKPLAAAVKKARAAGIPVILLDRNVDQKLARAGTDYVTFIGSDFIEEGRRIGNWLAKNKKGEARVIQLLGTTGSSPANDRRKGFEDAIKGKAGIRILASQTGDFARDKGRQVMETLLQSHPDVNVVYAHNDEMAIGAIAALEAAGKKPGKDVMILSIDGGREIVKLIVDGKVNYVVECNPKFGPKAFETLSNYAAGKKIPVKLINPDREFTPANAKKLLASAY; translated from the coding sequence ATGAACGCAATCCGTCCCGCGCTCACCCTGACCCTCGCTCTAACCCTCACCGGCGTGACGGTTGTCGCCGTCGCACAGACTCTGCCCAAGCTGGCGAAAAAATCAACTTACAAAGTGGGGTTTGCGCAGACAGAGAGTAACAATCCCTGGCGCATTGCGCAGACAAAGAGCATGCAAGACGAGGCCAAACGTCTGGGCCATCAGCTTGTGTATACGGACGCAGCTGGCTCGGCAGCGAAACAGGTCTCGGATGTCGACAGCATGATCGCACAGCGCGTCGACGCCATCTTCCTCGCCCCACGTGAGGAGAAGCCTCTCGCCGCAGCGGTGAAAAAGGCGCGCGCAGCAGGTATCCCTGTCATTCTGCTCGACCGCAATGTGGACCAGAAGCTCGCAAGGGCGGGCACCGACTACGTCACGTTTATCGGCAGCGACTTTATCGAAGAGGGGCGCCGCATCGGGAACTGGCTGGCAAAGAACAAGAAGGGTGAAGCCCGGGTCATCCAGCTGCTGGGCACGACAGGATCCTCACCGGCCAATGACCGGCGTAAGGGCTTTGAAGATGCAATCAAGGGGAAAGCCGGGATTCGCATCCTGGCATCGCAGACTGGGGATTTCGCGCGTGACAAGGGTCGTCAGGTCATGGAGACGCTGCTGCAGTCACATCCAGATGTCAACGTTGTCTATGCTCACAACGACGAAATGGCGATTGGAGCCATCGCTGCTCTCGAAGCCGCCGGAAAGAAACCCGGAAAAGACGTCATGATTCTCTCCATCGACGGTGGCAGGGAAATCGTCAAGCTGATTGTCGATGGCAAGGTGAACTACGTTGTGGAGTGTAATCCCAAGTTCGGACCCAAAGCCTTCGAGACCCTGAGCAATTACGCCGCGGGCAAGAAAATTCCAGTCAAACTCATCAATCCTGACCGCGAATTTACTCCTGCGAACGCGAAAAAACTTCTGGCCAGCGCCTACTGA